The nucleotide window GAGCTTATACTCTGGAGGGGTTCCCCAACATTCCAACTTGCTGGCTCTAGAGCTTCTTAGGGCCTTGTGCTCAAAAAGTGTGTCTCCGTCTTTGGCTTGTGTACCTTAGAGGTGCTGGCCCCTGCCCAGGCTCCTCCATGACTGTCCCCCTTCCCCATGCAGCCATCCGCTTTGGCCGGATGCCAGAGGCTGAGAAGAGGAAACTGGTGGCAGGGCTGACGGCAAACGAGGGGAGTCAACACAACCCCCAGGTGGCTGACCTGAGGGCCTTCTCCAAGCACATCTACAGTGCCTACCTGAAAAACTTCAACATGACCAAAAAGAAGGCCCGTGGCATCCTCACCGGCAAGGCCAGCCACACGGCGGTGAGTGTCACTGCTCAGCCTGTCAGCACCCCGGGCTCTGGGCCCTGCTGCCACCTGCCTGACTCCTGGGAGAAccaggcctcctccctcccctcacttcGTGGTACAGGCAAGGGGTACGGGGCACACATGGGCGGGGGTCCCCCGAGGCCTGGCCTCTAACGGGGCCTGGTTTTCAGCCCTTTGTGATCCACGACATCGAGACATTGTGGCAGGCAGAGAAGGGCCTGGTGTGGAAGCAGCTGGTGAACGGTCTGCCCCCCTACAAGGAGATCAGCGTGCACGTCTTCTACCGCTGCCAGTGCACCACGGTGGAGACCGTGCGTGAGCTCACCGAGTTCGCCAAGAGCATCCCCAGCTTCAGCGACCTCTTCCTCAACGACCAGGTGACCCTTCTCAAGTATGGTGTGCACGAGGCCATCTTTGCCATGCTGGCCTCCATCGTCAATAAGGACGGGCTTCTGGTGGCCAACGGCACTGGTTTTGTCACCCGTGAGTTCCTGCGCAGCCTCCGAAAGCCCTTCAGTGACATCATCGAGCCCAAGTTCGAGTTTGCTGTCAAGTTCAATGCCCTGGAACTTGATGACAGTGACCTGGCTCTCTTCATCGCGGCTATCATTCTGTGCGGAGGTAAGTGAGGGAGGGGCAGTGGGTCAGCCCCGCACAGCCAGCCCTCCTGGGGGCTGGGCCCTCACTGCAGGGGCCGAGCCTAAGCTCTGACAGCAGGAGGAAGGGTCCATGTGATGATGGCAGTGGAACATGTAAGGCACTAACTGTGTGTGCAGGACCAGCTCCATCTAGTATAGATGGAGATGAgatagaaaaaagactgaaaggaaatgTACCAACATGTTGATGGGGGTTATTTCTGATAGTGGAGAAATTTTCTGTGTTTTACCTGCATTTTTCAAATTCCAGCACAATAAATATAGTAAGACTCACGCTGACAGTGGCATAGAGCTTGcttcatgccaggcactgttccagttCCTTTTCCTAGATTATAACTCTTTAATCCTCATAATGACTCTATGCCAGAGGCACttctgttatccccattttgcagatgaggaaactgaggtccagagaggctgagtgacctGCCCGTAGCCTCATTGCTAGTCTGTGGTAGAGAAGAGGTTTGAGTCCAGGCAGGGAGGCCCACTTTTCCCAGGGCCAAGTTGCCCACACCGGTGGAGTTAGGGGAGCTGCCCTGCCCTCCTGAGACCCCCTGTGTGCCTGCTGCCTCCCACACCCCTGCCCTCTGTCCCCACAGATCGGCCAGGCCTCATGAACGTGTCACAGGTAGAGGCCATCCAGGACACCATCCTGCGCGCCCTCGAGTTCCACCTGCAGGCCAACCACCCTGACGCCCAGTACCTCTTCCCCAAACTGCTGCAGAAGATGGCTGACCTGCGGCAGCTGGTCACCGAGCACGCCCAGATGATGCAGCGGATCAAGAAGACAGAGACCGAGACCTCGCTGCACCCCCTGCTCCAGGAGATCTACAAGGACATGTACTGAGGGCTTCTCTGTCGACCAGCCGCTGAGCACTGGGCCTGGTGGCCGAGGGGGAATCACACACAGTCGgcccacctccctctcctttccccggCTCCCTCCCTTCTCAGctcctctgtcttctctcatttctttgttctttttcttccttcctctctcaccctccctttctctttccccatCTCCGTGTctgtccctcttcctcttcctgtgaGGCAGTTTGTGTTATTTCACCAGCAGCACAGAACAGCACCTCtgcttccccaccaccaccaccaccaccccccccaccccccccccccgcaccccgcAGCAGGAGGGGCCGGGCCTGCCCTCTGCACCAACAGTCCCCTTCTCCCGTCTTCAATCTTCACAGCAAAGGGCTCGAGCCATCCAAAGAAACACTAAGCTCTCTGGGCCTGGCTTCCCAGGGAAGGTAAGCAGGGCCAGGGCTGAGTGCAGAGCGGCCCCTGGTCACCGGGTCCCTGGCGGAGGATGCCTCCCCCAGCAGGCGGCCCGGCCGGGGCTTTAGCTTGGCTCCCAGCAGGCAGCACACACCTCAGCCCTGCTGAGCCGCCGCCCTTCCCTTCTTTTCACCGGTCTCGCAGGCCAGTGTCACTGATGGCCCCCGCGCTGGCCGCTGGGGGACACGCGCCCAGCCTGGATAGAGGTGGGGGTCCCTACACCCCCACTGACGAGGAGCGAGCTTAAAGAGAGGCGGAGGGAGGTAGGGGAGATGGCGAGCCGGAGACTTGCTTCTGAGCCCAGGCCTGGGGCGGGTCCCCCATCAGCACCCCACTCTGTCTGCCTCTCTGCAGCAGCCACCGACTCCTGCCTACAGGTGTCGGCACCGCGCTCCCCCAGGCAGCGCCAGGGCCTGGCCTCACAAGCGCCCCTCCTTTCTCTGGCCTCCCGGAGACACTGGCAGTGGCTCCAGCCCAGCTGAAACTCACTCCCCACACACACTCCCTccagcccacacaccacaagcactgaaatcacTTTACCTGCAGGTTCCACACCTctcaccctcccctccctgaGGCAGGCGAGTGCCCAGAGGGGCCTGCAGGTGGACGGGCAGAGCTGTGCCCCTGTTCCCGAGGCTAGGCCAGATCCCTTGGTGGGCACGGGGTCCTGTGGACCCAGCCCAGCACCTGCTTACAGGGGAGGTACTGGGGATAAACTGATCCTTCTCGTTTGTGACACCCTCTGTCCCAACAACTCTGCTGCCCTCCCCTTTTCCTTGTATTTGGCCCAGCTGGTCACCTGGAACTCTCCCTGTACTGCCTCTGGTGACCAAGGACCTTGCTAGGCCCAGTCCCACTcgtggccccgcccctccccctcatcCCCATTGATAAGCACTCACCCCAGAGGAGGGGCAGAAGCACAGCTTGGAGCGCTGCCGTCAGAGCAGAGGACAGAGAGCCTACCCAGGCTGCTTCTCCAGGGAGGAAACAGGTCTGGAGGAGTGAGGGGCTGGCTGGTGTCTCTGAGAAAGGTGGCAGGACATGTGGGGTTAGAGCCCAGGCTTCCTGGGTCCTGTCTGGTCTTCCTTTTGGAGGGGCCTTTCCATGCCTGAGGATCACTCTCTACTGGCAagattctcccctcccctcccctcccccgccatgCACCCCATCCTCATCCCCCTCCCCAGTTCTGGTACTGAGGATACAGCTCTTCTCAGTGTCTGAACAATCTCTAAAattgaaatgtatatttttgcTAGGAGCCCCAGCTTCctgtgtttttaatataaatagtgTATACAGACTGATGGAACTTTAAATAAATgggaattaaatatttaagagtTGATTTAAGCTAACTCAGCTTACAGTGTTTTTCCTGGGGGCTGATGAGacccctccctctcttccacaTCCAGTGCACAGAGGGGGAGACTTGGTCAGGCAAATGAGACTGTGGGGTGCTGGCCCGGGTGGCGGGGTCATTTCTGGCTTGTGGGGCTGCCCATTGTTCCCCCTCACCTCTTGCACTGCTCACCACTCCTCAGTCAGCAAGGTTTGTGGAGAACTGAGAAGATGCCATCCCACCCGGAGGGAGcatttggggtgggagggggagaaaggatACACACCCTCTGAGAAGGGTGTGTGGAACCATGGCACAAACCAGGTTTGGGGGTGAGGGCGTCTGGGAGGGGCTAAGAAGGGCCTGGGAGGAGGCAAGTCCCCTTGGGCCTTGGGTGGTATGTGGGACTTGCAcaggtttttggggggtttttgccacgccatgcgggatcttagttccccaaccggggatcgaacccattccccctggagtggaagcacggcatcttaaccactggaccaccagggaagtccctgggactTGCACAGTTTTACCCCACAAGACATCAGGGCTTTCCTCTCCTTAGCTGACACCCCAGTTTTCTCCTTTACTTACAGTGGTACCATCTCCACAGACAAATGAATCAAAAATTtagactaaaaaagaaagcaaccttAAGAGTATTAGAAGATACTGTCTTTGTGATAATTCTGTAAAACTTCTGAAACTTAAAAAGGTTTATTATTAAAGGAAGAAATGGGATCCCAGGCTGGTAATATGCCTGAGGAGCCTGGAAGAAGCAGACGCAAAACCTTTCTGGAGGACAGACACAGGCAGTACAGAACTCCCACAAAATTACAAACATGAAAAGACAGCCTGcatgaaaataaatagaataatgaGTGAAATTAGAGCCCCAGGACATCAAAAAGTATAGCTATTGATTATCATATAAGAGACAAAtaagttttatattatttaaaaatataaagatatgaaaatcatACTAAAGAAAGTttgctttttaaggaaaaaaaaaagacaaacattttaaaagaaatacctggaatttccagaaaaaaaatgagttaaaaaacAGACATAGCCAAAGAGATCATTTTTGCCCCTCAGAAAAGATCTGTAGAAATTATCCCCAAAATAACATAGGAAAACCAAGATAGAAAATGTGGAAAGGAAGAATAACAATACAAATTCTCATACACTGCAGAAGAGAGTAGAAGTTGATAAAATCAACTTGAAAATTCGGCAAAATCTTGTAAAGTTCAAATGCACCTGTGGAAGCTGTGAGGCATCACCCAGGTTCCACCCCTCAGAACCCAGGCACTGAGGTCCGTGGCTGCTGGGCTCACAGCTGAGTTCCTCTCAGGAAATTGCCTGCAGTGAAGGGGGCCGCCTTGCCCAGGATAAGCACACACCCTCCTCAGGAGCAGCCTATAGCCAACATGTGGGGACAAGCCAAGCCTCTTTGCCCCAATTTGAAACAACGTGAAGAATTGTCCAGCTCCAGAATTGGGGCTTCTGTCCTAGGTACATTGCAGTTTAACTTCTCTCTCTACCCAATCCTGCTTCCTACAATTTCTTACAGGTGTTGTTCTCAGGAGCACTCCCCAGTGAGTGTCCTGCAAGTAAACCTCTAAATCTATTTCCTGGAGAAGGCAACCTGACATAGTACCCTAGAGTGAAAGCCACCAAATTGCACTAAGACTCATACACATGTTCTTTACAGCAAGAGCAAAAacttagaaacaataaaaatgtccatcaacaggaaaatggataaatttgatatatttatacaatgtttaagaaaaaaaaaactagaagagtgggggagggaaaaaacaacctagaagaaacacatggggaaaattatatataatctTGAAGTGGATAGACCTTTCAAAAATCTCTTGTACACACAGAAGTTTCTAAGTTTCATGCAGTATACAAAAAACTTAAgagtctataaaatagataaaagatcTTACTACATCACACTAAAAAAATTTCTTCCAGTGGGGGgaacacaaaaaaatttaaatcaaccatgttaaaaaaatgtgtgaCATAATAAGACAAAGGCTAATTTCCTTAATATGTAAAGAGCACCTACCAATCAATGAGTAAAATGTCAACAAcccaaatgggcaaaggatatgaacaggaaaagaaatgccTCTAAAACATGGAGAGATGCTTAATCTCATagtaagagaaatgtaaattaaaactacaatgaggggggaattccctggtggctcagtggttaataatctgcctgccaatgcaggggacacaggttcgagctctggtccgggaagatcccacatgctgtggagcaacaaaacccgtgcgccacaactactgagcctgtgctctagagcccacgagctacaactgccacaactactgagccccagtgctgcaactactgaagcccatgcagctaaagcccgtgctctgcaacaagagaagccactgcaataagaagcccgtgcaccacaatgaagagtggcccctgctcgccgcaattagagaaagcccacgcacagcaatgaagacccaacgcagccaaaaaaaaacaaacctacaaGGGACTTCCTgacggtccagtgattaagact belongs to Orcinus orca chromosome 10, mOrcOrc1.1, whole genome shotgun sequence and includes:
- the PPARD gene encoding peroxisome proliferator-activated receptor delta isoform X2; amino-acid sequence: MEQPPEEAPEVREEEEKKEVARAEGAPELNGGPGHSLPSSSYTDLSRSCSPPSLLDQLQMGCDGTSCGSLNMECRVCGDKASGFHYGVHACEGCKGFFRRTIRMKLEYEKCERICKIQKKNRNKCQYCRFQKCLALGMSHNAIRFGRMPEAEKRKLVAGLTANEGSQHNPQVADLRAFSKHIYSAYLKNFNMTKKKARGILTGKASHTAPFVIHDIETLWQAEKGLVWKQLVNGLPPYKEISVHVFYRCQCTTVETVRELTEFAKSIPSFSDLFLNDQVTLLKYGVHEAIFAMLASIVNKDGLLVANGTGFVTREFLRSLRKPFSDIIEPKFEFAVKFNALELDDSDLALFIAAIILCGGK
- the PPARD gene encoding peroxisome proliferator-activated receptor delta isoform X1, with product MEQPPEEAPEVREEEEKKEVARAEGAPELNGGPGHSLPSSSYTDLSRSCSPPSLLDQLQMGCDGTSCGSLNMECRVCGDKASGFHYGVHACEGCKGFFRRTIRMKLEYEKCERICKIQKKNRNKCQYCRFQKCLALGMSHNAIRFGRMPEAEKRKLVAGLTANEGSQHNPQVADLRAFSKHIYSAYLKNFNMTKKKARGILTGKASHTAPFVIHDIETLWQAEKGLVWKQLVNGLPPYKEISVHVFYRCQCTTVETVRELTEFAKSIPSFSDLFLNDQVTLLKYGVHEAIFAMLASIVNKDGLLVANGTGFVTREFLRSLRKPFSDIIEPKFEFAVKFNALELDDSDLALFIAAIILCGDRPGLMNVSQVEAIQDTILRALEFHLQANHPDAQYLFPKLLQKMADLRQLVTEHAQMMQRIKKTETETSLHPLLQEIYKDMY